A region of Clostridium acetobutylicum ATCC 824 DNA encodes the following proteins:
- a CDS encoding sulfite exporter TauE/SafE family protein, giving the protein MSIKKDSIKVYDMTCTSCEKKIEKALKTLPGVISVKASFVKQIVTIEYDDTICTIQKIKSEINSAGYRTEAKNIYKIAGFALIALFMVFMSTSTSGFDITSKLKGATYFIIFIVGVLTSIHCVGMCGGILLSQSITKEGNKSSSIKSAILYNSGRVLSYTILGGIVGALGSVFNLSLGLKSFLQIFAAAFMIIMGLNMSGFSLFRKIQLKLPFPRRIFKKAPKTPFFIGMLNGLMPCGPLQTMQLYALSTGSPIKGALSLFVFSLGTIPLMMTFGVLSGFISKGSTKVLLKFSGILVMVLGIIMGGRGLALAGVNVPTVSSIKNSVLASPSKDTNNSASKAKIVNGVQVIKMTADENGYTPNGLYVEKNKPVKWIIDGKSLNSCNGTIVIPDLNKEITLKSGENVIEFTPKGKDISFSCSMGMIRGVIKVVDNVASVDTSKKDSSIPKPSSGMSCCTGGSSASSSSQASSIYGSDISKVPTANLVNKANLNGNSQSLTLTGKGYEFQPLISVLNKGVETKLSVDLNGFDNPNGEYSIIDLNTRQTVTTFNGKKGIVEVDFKIDTSGSYGIVKDNNMIEALEVVDDLNTSDLEQIRTKYLGR; this is encoded by the coding sequence ATGAGTATAAAAAAAGATAGTATAAAGGTATATGATATGACCTGCACCTCTTGTGAAAAAAAGATTGAAAAAGCACTAAAAACTCTCCCTGGTGTTATATCTGTTAAAGCCAGTTTCGTTAAACAAATTGTTACTATAGAATATGATGATACAATTTGCACAATACAAAAAATCAAAAGTGAAATAAATAGTGCTGGTTACAGAACAGAAGCTAAAAATATTTACAAAATAGCTGGATTTGCTTTAATTGCCCTATTTATGGTTTTTATGAGCACCTCTACTTCTGGCTTTGATATAACCTCAAAGCTAAAAGGAGCTACATACTTCATAATATTTATTGTTGGAGTACTAACTTCTATTCATTGTGTTGGTATGTGCGGCGGTATACTGCTTTCTCAAAGTATTACCAAAGAAGGAAACAAAAGCTCTTCAATAAAATCAGCTATACTTTATAATAGTGGAAGAGTTTTATCCTATACTATACTAGGAGGAATAGTTGGTGCTCTTGGTTCTGTATTTAATCTTTCACTGGGCTTAAAATCTTTCTTACAGATATTCGCAGCCGCATTTATGATTATTATGGGACTAAATATGAGCGGTTTTAGTCTTTTTAGAAAAATACAACTAAAATTACCTTTTCCAAGACGCATATTTAAAAAAGCTCCAAAGACACCATTCTTTATTGGTATGTTAAATGGTTTAATGCCTTGTGGCCCTCTGCAAACTATGCAGCTTTATGCGTTAAGTACGGGAAGTCCTATAAAGGGTGCACTATCCCTATTTGTATTTTCCCTAGGTACAATTCCTTTAATGATGACCTTTGGTGTTTTGTCAGGTTTTATAAGCAAAGGAAGTACTAAAGTTTTATTAAAATTCAGCGGAATTCTTGTGATGGTTCTAGGTATAATAATGGGTGGACGTGGATTAGCTCTTGCTGGTGTTAATGTTCCTACTGTTAGTAGCATAAAGAACTCCGTTCTGGCTTCACCTTCAAAAGACACTAACAACTCAGCTTCTAAAGCAAAAATTGTTAATGGAGTACAGGTAATTAAAATGACAGCTGATGAAAATGGCTATACCCCAAATGGATTGTATGTTGAAAAAAACAAACCTGTTAAGTGGATTATCGATGGGAAGTCCTTAAATTCCTGCAATGGAACAATTGTTATTCCTGATTTAAACAAAGAGATCACTTTAAAATCAGGTGAGAATGTAATTGAGTTTACTCCAAAGGGCAAGGACATTTCTTTCAGTTGTTCTATGGGCATGATTAGAGGAGTAATAAAGGTTGTTGACAATGTAGCTTCAGTTGATACCTCAAAAAAAGATTCTTCAATTCCAAAACCAAGCAGTGGAATGAGTTGTTGTACTGGTGGAAGCTCTGCCTCTTCTAGCTCCCAAGCTTCAAGTATTTATGGCAGTGATATATCAAAGGTTCCTACAGCTAACTTGGTTAATAAGGCTAACTTAAATGGAAATTCTCAGTCTCTAACACTTACGGGAAAGGGCTACGAATTTCAACCTCTTATATCTGTTTTAAATAAAGGAGTAGAGACAAAATTAAGTGTAGATTTAAACGGTTTTGATAACCCTAATGGAGAATATTCTATTATAGATTTAAATACACGCCAAACTGTAACTACCTTTAATGGAAAGAAAGGCATCGTGGAAGTAGATTTTAAAATAGATACTAGCGGTAGTTATGGAATTGTTAAAGACAATAACATGATAGAAGCATTAGAAGTAGTAGACGATTTAAATACTTCAGATTTAGAACAAATAAGAACAAAATACTTAGGCAGGTAA
- a CDS encoding flagellin, whose translation MIIAHNLNAAKILYYSNINEKYFNEASLKLSSGLRINSAKDDPAGLGISERMKAQIRGLNASKRNLEDGFSMLQTAEGGLNEAENILQRMNELAVQAANGTNCSLDRNSIKDELKQLEDEVKHISVSINFNGIDLLSASSHVTIQGGPNSSPCDFLNIDMSYFNIGRSLADIINGTKINVDTPQNAKSSISVIQQAINSVSRSRAEIGSYENRIDFRINNLENEECNLTSSYSRITDVDMAEETMEYFKYSILSKASDILMAQALQEPKQVLKLLQMS comes from the coding sequence ATGATAATTGCTCATAATTTGAATGCTGCTAAAATTCTTTACTATTCAAATATAAATGAAAAATATTTTAATGAAGCTTCCCTTAAATTAAGTTCTGGATTGAGAATAAACTCTGCAAAGGATGATCCTGCAGGTCTTGGTATTTCTGAAAGAATGAAAGCTCAAATAAGGGGGTTAAATGCTTCAAAACGCAACTTAGAAGATGGCTTTTCCATGCTTCAAACTGCTGAAGGTGGATTAAATGAAGCTGAAAATATACTTCAAAGAATGAATGAACTTGCAGTGCAAGCTGCTAATGGCACAAACTGTAGCTTAGATAGAAACTCCATAAAAGATGAATTAAAACAATTAGAAGATGAAGTCAAGCACATATCAGTCTCCATAAATTTTAATGGTATAGACTTACTATCAGCATCTTCACATGTAACAATACAAGGAGGACCTAATTCATCTCCATGTGATTTTCTAAATATCGATATGTCCTATTTTAATATAGGCAGATCTCTTGCAGATATAATAAATGGAACTAAAATAAATGTAGATACTCCTCAAAATGCTAAATCATCTATTTCTGTTATTCAACAAGCCATCAATTCGGTTTCAAGATCTAGAGCTGAGATAGGTTCATATGAAAATAGAATTGATTTTAGAATTAACAATTTAGAAAATGAAGAATGCAATCTAACAAGTTCTTATTCACGAATTACCGATGTTGATATGGCAGAGGAAACTATGGAATATTTTAAGTACAGCATATTAAGTAAGGCATCTGATATTCTAATGGCACAAGCACTACAGGAACCTAAACAAGTTTTAAAACTATTACAAATGTCTTAA